The Hydra vulgaris chromosome 11, alternate assembly HydraT2T_AEP genome contains a region encoding:
- the LOC136087319 gene encoding uncharacterized protein LOC136087319 has product MIAFENELIDLVKHIKFRKVHSSFQNKLKKDINSIRKSNLTYTYADKTTNLYNFSKNDYNHLLRNAITSNYKLSNSNIINKVNLEGKRLLKNHEVCNKTDINTSSDCFITLKDHKDNFKNNPTVRLLNPAKNEVGRISKDILSKINTDLRNILQLNQWKNTRNVIDWFKAIKDKHLYKFLVFDIIDFYPSISETLLKNSINFAKQHLTLNKENISLIFHARKSLLFNNDQVWIKQSSGLFDVSMGAFDGAEVCELCIMGPHKKTNLF; this is encoded by the exons ATGATAGCTTTTGAGAATGAACTCATTGATCTTGTAAAACACATTAAGTTTCGAAAGGTGCACAGCAGtttccaaaataaattaaaaaaagatataaacagtATTCGAAAATCTAACCTAACTTATACGTATGCTGATAAAACGACCAATCTttacaatttttctaaaaatgattaCAACCACTTGTTAAGAAATGCCATCACTTCAAACTACAAATTATCCAAttcaaacataataaataaagtaaacttagaaggtaaacgtcttttgaaaaatcatgaAGTTTGCAATAAAACTGACATTAACACATCTTCCGATTGTTTTATCACTTTAAAAGAccataaagataattttaaaaacaatccgACTGTCCGTTTATTGAATCCTGCTAAAAACGAGGTTGGTAGAATTAGTAAagatattctttctaaaattaatacagacctaagaaatatattacaattaaatcAATGGAAAAACACTCGAAATGTTATCGATTGGTTTAAGGCCATAAAAGATAAAcacctttataaatttttagtttttgatattattgactTCTACCCTTCTATCAGTGAAACACTTCTTAAAAACTCTATCAATTTTGCGAAGCAACACctaacattaaataaagaaaacatatcACTAATTTTTCATGCAAGAAAGTCTTTGCTTTTTAATAATGATCAAGTTTGGATAAAGCAATCAAGCGGTTTATTTGATGTTTCCATGGGAGCGTTCGACGGTGCAGAGGTTTGTGAGCTG tgcaTCATGGGACCTCACAAGaaaacaaatctattttaa